In Sulfitobacter sp. W027, a single window of DNA contains:
- the leuD gene encoding 3-isopropylmalate dehydratase small subunit has product MEKFTEITGTAAPMPLVNIDTDMIIPKVFLKTIKRSGLGVNLFDEMRYDREGNEIPDFVLNQPQYRDAQILVAGDNFGCGSSREHAPWAIKDFGIRCVIAPSFADIFHNNCFKNGILPIVLPQEQVDVLMKDAEKGSNARMTIDLEGQTVTTSDGEKFPFEVDAFKKHCLLNGLDDIGLTLEKGAAIDSYEDSLGQSRPWV; this is encoded by the coding sequence ATGGAAAAGTTTACAGAAATCACCGGCACCGCGGCCCCCATGCCGCTGGTGAACATCGACACCGACATGATCATCCCCAAGGTCTTTCTCAAAACGATCAAACGCTCCGGCCTTGGCGTGAACCTGTTCGACGAAATGCGCTATGACCGCGAAGGCAACGAGATCCCCGATTTTGTGCTGAACCAACCGCAATACCGCGACGCGCAGATCCTGGTGGCGGGCGACAACTTCGGCTGCGGCTCCTCGCGCGAACACGCCCCTTGGGCGATCAAGGATTTCGGCATTCGCTGCGTCATAGCGCCCAGCTTTGCCGACATCTTTCATAACAACTGCTTCAAGAACGGCATCCTGCCCATCGTCCTGCCGCAAGAGCAGGTCGACGTGCTGATGAAGGACGCCGAAAAAGGATCGAACGCGCGGATGACCATCGACCTCGAAGGCCAAACCGTGACCACTTCGGACGGTGAGAAATTTCCCTTCGAAGTCGACGCATTTAAAAAGCATTGCCTGCTCAACGGTCTGGACGACATCGGTCTGACACTTGAGAAAGGCGCGGCGATCGACAGCTACGAGGATTCGCTTGGCCAGAGCCGCCCTTGGGTCTAA
- the leuC gene encoding 3-isopropylmalate dehydratase large subunit — MSPKTLYDKIWDAHVVHEADDGTCLLYIDRHLVHEVTSPQAFEGLRMSGRTVRAPDKTIAVPDHNVPTTEGREDPAAMTEDSRIQVSALDKNAREFGVHYYPVSDVRQGIVHIVGPEQGWTLPGMTVVCGDSHTATHGAFGALAHGIGTSEVEHVLATQTLIQRKGKNMKVEITGKLRPGVTAKDITLSVIGATGTAGGTGYVIEYCGEAIRDLSMEGRMTVCNMAIEGGARAGLIAPDEKTFEYCKGRPHAPKGAQWEAAMDWWKTLFSDEDAHWDKVVTLKGEDIAPVVTWGTSPEDVLPITSVVPAPEDFKGGKVDAVKRALEYMDLKPGQKLTDIQIDTVFIGSCTNGRIEDLRAAAAVLKGKKIKDGLRAMVVPGSGLVRAQAEEEGLADIFREAGFEWRLAGCSMCLAMNPDQLAPGERCAATSNRNFEGRQGYKGRTHLVSPGMAAAAALTGHLTDVRELA; from the coding sequence ATGTCCCCCAAGACGCTTTACGATAAAATCTGGGACGCCCATGTCGTCCACGAAGCCGATGACGGCACTTGCTTGCTGTATATCGACCGTCACCTCGTCCACGAAGTGACCAGTCCGCAGGCCTTTGAGGGGCTGCGCATGTCGGGCCGCACCGTCCGCGCACCGGACAAGACCATCGCCGTGCCGGACCACAACGTGCCGACCACCGAGGGCCGCGAAGACCCCGCCGCGATGACCGAAGACAGCCGCATTCAGGTCTCTGCGTTGGATAAGAACGCGCGCGAGTTCGGCGTGCATTACTATCCCGTCTCGGACGTGCGCCAAGGCATCGTGCATATCGTCGGCCCCGAGCAGGGCTGGACCCTGCCCGGCATGACCGTCGTCTGTGGCGACAGCCACACCGCGACCCACGGCGCTTTCGGCGCGCTGGCGCATGGCATCGGCACATCGGAGGTTGAGCACGTGCTTGCCACCCAGACGCTGATCCAGCGCAAGGGCAAGAACATGAAGGTCGAGATCACCGGCAAGCTGCGCCCCGGCGTCACGGCCAAGGACATCACCCTGTCGGTCATCGGCGCCACCGGTACGGCGGGCGGCACCGGCTATGTCATCGAATATTGCGGCGAAGCGATCCGCGACCTGTCGATGGAAGGCCGCATGACCGTCTGCAACATGGCGATTGAAGGCGGCGCACGCGCGGGCCTCATCGCGCCGGACGAAAAGACGTTCGAGTATTGCAAAGGCCGCCCCCATGCGCCGAAGGGTGCCCAGTGGGAAGCAGCGATGGACTGGTGGAAGACGCTTTTCTCTGACGAAGACGCTCATTGGGACAAGGTCGTCACGCTGAAGGGCGAAGACATCGCGCCGGTCGTCACTTGGGGCACCTCGCCCGAAGACGTGCTGCCAATCACTTCGGTCGTCCCTGCGCCCGAGGATTTCAAAGGCGGCAAGGTCGACGCGGTGAAACGCGCGCTGGAGTATATGGACCTGAAGCCCGGCCAAAAACTGACCGACATCCAGATCGACACGGTCTTTATCGGCTCCTGCACCAATGGCCGCATCGAAGACTTGCGCGCCGCGGCCGCGGTGCTGAAGGGCAAGAAGATCAAGGACGGGCTGCGTGCCATGGTCGTGCCCGGCTCAGGCCTCGTGCGTGCGCAGGCCGAGGAAGAAGGACTGGCGGACATCTTCCGCGAGGCCGGTTTCGAATGGCGTCTGGCGGGTTGTTCGATGTGTCTGGCGATGAACCCCGATCAGCTCGCCCCCGGCGAACGCTGCGCGGCCACGTCAAACCGCAACTTTGAGGGGCGTCAGGGCTATAAAGGCCGCACGCACCTCGTATCGCCCGGCATGGCCGCGGCGGCGGCTCTCACTGGTCACCTGACCGACGTGCGCGAATTGGCGTGA
- a CDS encoding mechanosensitive ion channel family protein, with amino-acid sequence MIPETHPFSNFLLSLQALFDGVLGFGESVLSPGWRQNQILILLALVALAWILHRVTGVMLQNWVRSREGWSKWQLRVVVQVKRRLGLMWFALLAGLLYQVMQNVTWPSRSYLIGLAATLAAIYVGIAFAARLVRNRPLRRMVTWGLWIYATLYMLNVADDVAVFLDGVALTIGEFRLSVLTVLTALVVVGALLTMARLVSTTTAATIRKNEDISPSMQVLAVKGVQILLYGLAFFIGVRAVGIDLTGLAVLSGAIGVGLGFGLQKVVSNLVSGVIILLDKSIKPGDVISLGETFGWIQTLGARYASVVTRDGKEYLIPNEDLITGQVVNWSHSNDFVRLDIYFGTAYSDDPHVVRKLAVDAAKGVDRVLSYKAPVCHIVGFGDSSVDYILRFWIKDPTGGLTNIRGNVYLALWDAFKENDISIPFPQREVKIIEDSQLALSRAAATQNLPD; translated from the coding sequence ATGATCCCTGAAACTCACCCCTTCTCGAACTTCCTTCTTTCGCTACAGGCTTTGTTCGACGGTGTTCTGGGCTTTGGCGAAAGTGTCCTGAGCCCCGGGTGGCGGCAAAACCAGATTTTGATCCTGCTGGCCTTGGTGGCGCTGGCGTGGATTTTGCACCGGGTCACCGGCGTGATGCTGCAAAACTGGGTCCGTTCGCGCGAAGGCTGGTCAAAATGGCAGCTTCGTGTGGTGGTGCAGGTCAAGCGGCGGCTGGGGCTGATGTGGTTCGCGCTGCTGGCCGGGCTTTTGTATCAGGTGATGCAGAATGTCACTTGGCCATCGCGGTCTTATCTCATCGGTTTGGCGGCGACACTTGCGGCGATCTATGTCGGTATCGCCTTTGCCGCGCGGCTGGTGCGCAACCGCCCGCTGCGACGCATGGTGACATGGGGGCTGTGGATCTACGCCACGCTCTACATGCTTAATGTCGCCGATGATGTGGCGGTGTTTCTGGATGGCGTGGCGCTGACCATCGGTGAATTCCGGCTTTCGGTGCTGACCGTTCTCACCGCGCTGGTCGTGGTGGGCGCGTTGTTGACCATGGCGCGGCTGGTGAGCACCACCACCGCCGCGACGATCCGCAAGAATGAGGACATCAGCCCCTCCATGCAGGTGCTGGCCGTGAAGGGGGTGCAGATCCTACTCTACGGTCTGGCGTTCTTCATCGGGGTGCGAGCCGTGGGGATCGACCTGACCGGGCTTGCAGTGCTGTCAGGTGCGATCGGTGTAGGCCTTGGCTTTGGTCTGCAAAAGGTTGTGTCGAACCTCGTCTCGGGCGTGATCATTCTGCTGGACAAGTCGATCAAACCGGGCGACGTGATCAGTCTGGGCGAGACCTTTGGCTGGATCCAAACCCTCGGCGCGCGCTATGCCTCTGTGGTCACGCGGGACGGCAAAGAATATCTGATCCCGAACGAAGACCTCATTACGGGGCAGGTGGTGAACTGGTCGCACTCCAACGACTTTGTGCGGCTTGATATCTATTTCGGCACAGCCTATTCCGACGATCCGCATGTGGTGCGCAAACTGGCCGTTGATGCGGCCAAGGGCGTCGACCGGGTGTTGAGCTATAAGGCGCCGGTCTGCCACATCGTAGGCTTTGGCGATTCGTCGGTGGATTACATCCTGCGCTTTTGGATCAAGGATCCGACCGGCGGGCTGACCAATATTCGTGGCAATGTCTACCTGGCGCTTTGGGACGCGTTCAAGGAAAACGACATCTCGATCCCCTTCCCGCAGCGCGAAGTGAAGATCATCGAAGACAGTCAATTGGCGCTCTCGCGGGCCGCAGCGACGCAGAATTTGCCTGACTAA
- the glcF gene encoding glycolate oxidase subunit GlcF, with translation MQTTFTPEQLQDPDTQRSNEILRACVHCGFCTATCPTYQVLGDELDSPRGRIYLIKDMLENDRDPDPKTVLHIDRCLSCLACMTTCPSGVHYMHLVDHARSYIEERYKRPMGERALRWMLARILPYPTRFRLALLGAKIGRPFARLMPDARLRAMLEMAPKTIPPVSRNDDPQSFPAKGQPLRRVALMTGCAQKALNTDINDATIRLLTRAGCEVVVAEGAGCCGALTHHMGKTDESHAHAARNIRAWCAEMDGNGLDAIVINTSGCGTTVKDYGHMFRNDPLAEDAARVSALAKDVTELLAELDLPFAEPAEPGMVVAYHAACSLQHGQQIKATPKTLLKQAGFTVVEPADSHLCCGSAGTYNLMQPEISAKLKERKIKTLEAKSPDVIAAGNIGCMMQIGSGTGVPVVHSVELLDWACGGPKPPALSRDPDAPAQVPRLR, from the coding sequence ATGCAAACCACCTTCACCCCCGAGCAATTGCAGGACCCCGACACGCAGCGCAGCAACGAGATCCTGCGCGCCTGTGTGCACTGCGGTTTTTGCACGGCGACTTGCCCGACCTATCAGGTCTTGGGCGATGAGTTGGACAGCCCGCGCGGGCGTATCTACCTGATCAAGGATATGCTTGAGAACGACCGCGACCCGGACCCAAAGACGGTGCTGCACATTGACCGCTGCCTCTCTTGCCTCGCCTGTATGACGACCTGCCCCTCGGGCGTGCATTACATGCATCTGGTCGACCACGCGCGCAGCTACATCGAAGAGCGGTACAAGCGGCCAATGGGGGAACGCGCGCTGCGTTGGATGCTGGCGCGGATCCTGCCCTATCCGACACGCTTTCGACTGGCGCTTTTAGGGGCCAAGATCGGGCGGCCCTTCGCGCGGCTGATGCCCGACGCCCGGCTGCGCGCCATGCTTGAGATGGCCCCCAAAACGATCCCCCCGGTCAGCCGCAATGACGATCCGCAGAGCTTCCCCGCCAAGGGCCAGCCGCTGCGCCGGGTCGCCCTGATGACCGGCTGCGCGCAGAAAGCGCTGAACACCGATATCAACGACGCCACAATCCGGCTGCTGACCCGTGCAGGCTGCGAGGTGGTGGTCGCCGAAGGCGCGGGCTGTTGTGGGGCTCTGACCCATCATATGGGCAAGACCGATGAAAGCCACGCCCACGCCGCCCGCAACATCCGCGCGTGGTGTGCGGAGATGGACGGCAATGGGCTGGATGCGATCGTGATCAACACCTCGGGCTGCGGCACTACGGTAAAGGATTACGGCCATATGTTCCGCAATGATCCGCTGGCCGAAGATGCCGCACGGGTCTCGGCCCTCGCGAAGGATGTGACGGAGTTGCTGGCGGAGCTGGACCTGCCTTTTGCTGAACCGGCTGAGCCGGGCATGGTCGTCGCCTATCACGCGGCTTGTTCACTGCAACATGGGCAGCAGATCAAGGCCACGCCGAAAACGCTGCTGAAACAGGCGGGGTTCACTGTGGTAGAGCCTGCCGATAGCCACCTCTGCTGTGGCTCGGCAGGGACGTATAACCTCATGCAACCCGAGATTTCGGCCAAGCTGAAAGAGCGCAAGATCAAGACCTTGGAGGCGAAATCGCCAGATGTCATTGCGGCGGGCAACATCGGCTGCATGATGCAGATCGGCTCGGGCACGGGGGTGCCTGTGGTGCATAGCGTCGAACTGCTCGATTGGGCCTGCGGAGGGCCAAAACCGCCGGCGCTCAGCCGTGATCCCGACGCGCCCGCGCAGGTGCCGCGTTTGCGTTAA
- a CDS encoding FAD-linked oxidase C-terminal domain-containing protein produces MEMPTPDAGIIARKAHVVARLRAALPQNAVIDDVHETRAYECDALTAYKCPPLAVTLPASTEEVSTVLRICHEEGVPIVPRGSGTSLAGGALPTADSVVLGVARMAEVLEVDYDNRLMRVQTGRTNLSVTGAVEEDGFFYAPDPSSQLACAIAGNIAMNSGGAHCLKYGVTTNNLLGVTMVMMDGEVVEIGGGYMDAGGLDLLGLVCGSEGQLGVVTEATLRILPKPEGARPVLMGFDDNAVAGACVSDIIKAGVLPVAIEFMDRPCIEATEAFAHADYPMCEALLIVEVEGSDAEIDHQLALITEIARRHNPVELRESTSAEESAAIWLGRKSAFGAMGQINDYMCLDGTIPVNELPMVLRRIGEMSDSYGLKVGNVFHAGDGNMHPLILFDANKPGDLEKCEAFGADILRLCVEAGGCLTGEHGVGIEKRDLMHVQYAPADLEAQLAVKDVFDPAWLLNPAKVFPLDVTEGRRGSGTSVAA; encoded by the coding sequence ATGGAGATGCCAACACCCGACGCCGGGATCATTGCGCGCAAGGCGCATGTCGTCGCACGGCTGCGCGCGGCATTGCCACAGAATGCCGTGATTGACGATGTGCATGAGACTCGCGCCTATGAATGCGACGCATTGACTGCATACAAATGTCCGCCCCTCGCCGTGACCCTGCCTGCCAGCACCGAAGAAGTCTCGACCGTGCTGCGCATTTGCCATGAGGAGGGCGTTCCGATCGTGCCGCGCGGGTCGGGCACGTCGCTTGCCGGTGGGGCGCTGCCGACGGCGGATAGCGTGGTGCTGGGCGTGGCGCGAATGGCTGAAGTGCTAGAGGTCGATTATGACAACCGCCTGATGCGGGTGCAGACCGGGCGCACCAATCTCAGCGTGACCGGCGCGGTGGAGGAGGACGGTTTTTTCTACGCGCCCGACCCGTCCAGCCAGCTGGCCTGCGCCATCGCGGGCAATATCGCGATGAACTCCGGCGGGGCGCATTGTCTGAAATACGGGGTCACCACGAACAACCTGCTGGGCGTCACGATGGTGATGATGGATGGCGAAGTGGTCGAGATCGGCGGCGGCTATATGGATGCAGGCGGGCTGGACCTTCTGGGGCTGGTCTGCGGCTCCGAAGGGCAGTTGGGCGTGGTGACCGAAGCCACCCTGCGCATCCTGCCCAAACCCGAAGGCGCGCGGCCCGTGTTAATGGGCTTTGACGACAATGCCGTGGCCGGTGCCTGTGTCAGTGACATCATCAAGGCCGGGGTGCTGCCGGTTGCGATCGAATTCATGGACCGCCCCTGTATCGAGGCGACAGAGGCTTTCGCCCATGCAGACTACCCGATGTGCGAGGCGCTGCTGATCGTCGAGGTCGAAGGCTCCGACGCCGAGATCGATCACCAGCTTGCCTTGATCACCGAGATCGCCCGCCGCCACAACCCGGTGGAACTGCGCGAAAGCACCAGCGCCGAAGAAAGCGCGGCGATCTGGCTGGGGCGCAAATCGGCCTTCGGTGCGATGGGGCAGATCAACGACTACATGTGTCTGGATGGCACGATCCCGGTGAACGAGCTGCCGATGGTGCTGCGGCGCATTGGCGAGATGTCGGACAGCTATGGCCTTAAAGTCGGCAACGTCTTTCACGCAGGCGACGGCAATATGCACCCGCTGATCCTGTTTGACGCTAACAAACCCGGTGATCTGGAAAAGTGCGAAGCCTTCGGCGCGGATATCCTGCGGCTTTGTGTCGAGGCGGGCGGCTGTCTGACCGGGGAGCACGGCGTGGGCATCGAAAAGCGCGATCTGATGCATGTGCAATATGCCCCGGCGGATCTTGAGGCGCAGCTGGCGGTGAAAGATGTGTTTGACCCGGCGTGGCTGTTGAACCCGGCCAAGGTCTTTCCTTTGGATGTCACGGAAGGGCGGCGCGGCAGCGGCACATCGGTGGCCGCGTGA
- a CDS encoding DUF2945 domain-containing protein codes for MSYQTGTKVEWDWGNGTGTGKIVKKYTQKITLKLQGSEVTRKASDDEPAYKIEQDDGSEVLKSGSELRKAD; via the coding sequence ATGTCGTACCAAACCGGCACGAAAGTAGAGTGGGACTGGGGCAATGGCACCGGGACCGGCAAGATCGTCAAAAAATACACGCAGAAGATCACGCTTAAGCTGCAGGGCAGCGAGGTGACCCGCAAAGCGAGTGATGACGAACCGGCCTATAAGATCGAACAGGACGACGGCAGCGAAGTGCTGAAGTCCGGCAGCGAGTTGCGCAAGGCCGACTGA
- the rsfS gene encoding ribosome silencing factor codes for MTAASQIATSDDLLALILSSLNDDKAEDIVQIDLRGKTAIGDYMVICSGRSTRQVSAISEKLAQAVKDATGRTSKMEGRETGDWVLIDTGDVVVHVFRPEVREFYQLEKMWLGGEDAAAVMPH; via the coding sequence ATGACTGCCGCCTCGCAAATCGCAACCAGCGACGACCTGCTGGCGCTTATCCTTTCCTCGCTGAATGACGACAAGGCCGAAGACATCGTGCAGATCGATCTGCGCGGCAAAACGGCCATCGGCGACTATATGGTGATCTGCTCGGGCCGCTCCACGCGACAGGTTTCGGCGATCTCGGAAAAGCTGGCACAGGCCGTCAAAGACGCCACCGGACGCACGTCCAAGATGGAAGGCCGCGAAACCGGCGACTGGGTCTTGATCGACACAGGCGACGTTGTTGTGCATGTCTTCCGCCCCGAAGTCCGCGAGTTCTATCAGCTCGAAAAGATGTGGCTGGGCGGCGAAGACGCGGCTGCGGTCATGCCGCACTGA
- the rlmH gene encoding 23S rRNA (pseudouridine(1915)-N(3))-methyltransferase RlmH, translating to MRVHICAMGRLRAGPEKSLVDDYLTRFDRTGRGLGLGPARVVEMEDKKNGGMAAEAVLLRRAIPQGAVICVLDERGKVETSPTFAERLGTWRDAGRGDLAFVIGGADGIDSSLRAEADHALSFGKMVWPHMLVRVMLAEQLYRAAAILSGGPYHRV from the coding sequence ATGCGGGTACATATCTGCGCTATGGGCCGGCTTCGCGCCGGTCCCGAAAAATCTCTTGTCGATGACTATCTCACCCGGTTTGACCGGACCGGGCGCGGGCTGGGCCTTGGCCCCGCGCGCGTGGTTGAGATGGAAGATAAGAAAAACGGCGGCATGGCTGCCGAGGCCGTTTTGCTGCGGCGCGCTATCCCCCAAGGGGCGGTGATCTGCGTGTTGGATGAGCGCGGCAAGGTCGAAACCTCCCCCACTTTCGCCGAACGTCTTGGCACATGGCGTGATGCCGGGCGAGGCGATTTGGCCTTTGTCATTGGCGGTGCGGATGGCATTGATTCCAGTCTTCGCGCAGAGGCGGATCACGCGCTCTCCTTTGGCAAGATGGTTTGGCCGCATATGCTGGTGCGGGTCATGCTGGCCGAACAGCTCTACCGCGCGGCGGCGATTCTATCGGGCGGCCCTTACCACCGGGTCTGA
- a CDS encoding trypsin-like serine peptidase gives MVLRCILRQLLAAILGVFTFATAAMAQDSALKALDNGVDAAAWEAVGRLDIGGTGFCTGTLIAPRLVLTAAHCLFDRETKARIDHGEVQFLAGWRNGRAGAYRDIRRAVVHPDYVYDGEVSSGRVRNDLALLELSRPIRNTTIRPFGTAARPRPGDSVGVVSYARDRAEAPSLQEVCKVLAQQEGVLVTSCAVDFGSSGAPIFSIVAGEAHIVSVVSAKAEVEGTQVSLGTALGAPLALLQAELVAGKGVFLDSNPAGKRIRVGEERGTGAKFIRP, from the coding sequence ATGGTTTTGAGGTGCATTTTGCGACAATTGTTGGCGGCTATTCTCGGGGTCTTTACCTTCGCCACGGCGGCGATGGCCCAAGACAGCGCGCTCAAGGCGCTCGACAACGGTGTTGACGCCGCCGCTTGGGAGGCCGTGGGCCGTCTCGACATCGGCGGCACCGGCTTTTGCACCGGCACCCTGATCGCCCCGCGTCTGGTGCTGACCGCCGCGCATTGCCTGTTTGACCGCGAAACCAAAGCCCGGATTGATCATGGTGAGGTGCAGTTCCTCGCCGGTTGGCGCAATGGCCGCGCAGGGGCCTACCGCGATATCCGCCGCGCCGTGGTGCACCCCGACTACGTCTATGACGGAGAAGTATCCTCGGGTCGGGTGCGCAATGATCTGGCGCTCTTGGAACTGTCCCGCCCCATCCGCAACACGACGATCCGCCCCTTTGGCACCGCCGCGCGTCCGCGTCCCGGCGACAGCGTCGGCGTGGTCAGCTATGCCCGCGACCGGGCCGAAGCGCCGTCCCTGCAGGAGGTCTGCAAGGTGCTGGCACAGCAGGAGGGGGTTCTGGTGACCTCCTGCGCGGTCGATTTCGGCTCCAGTGGCGCGCCGATCTTTAGCATTGTCGCGGGCGAGGCGCATATCGTCTCGGTTGTTTCGGCCAAGGCGGAGGTCGAAGGCACGCAGGTCTCGCTCGGCACCGCTTTGGGCGCGCCCTTGGCGCTGCTGCAAGCGGAATTGGTGGCGGGCAAAGGTGTGTTTCTGGATTCCAACCCCGCGGGCAAGCGCATCCGGGTCGGAGAAGAGCGCGGCACCGGGGCGAAATTTATCCGGCCCTAA
- a CDS encoding Hsp20 family protein: MRSFDFAPLYRSSVGFDQIANMMDRVLTNDGATPSYPPYNIEKLDNDAYRISIAVAGFSDSDLSVEVREKALIVSARKADGDEAKSYLHRGIATRAFERRFHLADHVQVTGAAHANGMLHIELERQVPEALKPRQIAISSEVKAIEKDVVDAKSVN; encoded by the coding sequence ATGCGTAGCTTTGATTTCGCACCCCTTTACCGCTCCAGCGTTGGTTTTGACCAGATCGCCAATATGATGGACCGGGTTCTGACAAATGATGGGGCCACCCCCAGCTATCCCCCGTATAATATTGAGAAGCTCGACAACGATGCCTACCGCATCTCCATCGCAGTCGCTGGCTTCTCTGATAGCGATCTGAGCGTTGAAGTGCGTGAGAAGGCGCTGATCGTTTCGGCCCGAAAAGCAGATGGGGATGAGGCCAAATCCTATCTGCACCGTGGCATCGCCACCCGCGCCTTCGAGCGTCGCTTCCATCTGGCGGACCACGTTCAAGTGACAGGTGCGGCCCATGCCAACGGCATGCTGCATATCGAGCTTGAGCGTCAGGTGCCCGAAGCCCTGAAACCGCGCCAGATTGCGATTTCTTCTGAGGTGAAGGCGATCGAAAAAGACGTGGTCGACGCCAAATCCGTGAACTAA
- a CDS encoding FAD-binding protein, with product MTVTSEAELVDAIRAAQAPLSLRGGNTRGMAGPGADLSLAGLRGISLYEPGALTLVAQAGTPVSEIETTLAAEGQRLAFEPMDHRALMGGSGTPTIGGVFAANVSGPRRLAVGAARDFLLGVRFVDGQGNVIKNGGRVMKNVTGYDLVKLIAGSRGTLGALTEVSLKVLPEPETSATLMLSGLDDRAAIAAMALAMRSPFEVTAAAHDPAQGRTSLRLEGFESSVTYRLGRLKDLLSPTGAELADIAAEPSATLWRDLCDVAAFHGAPGDVWRVHCRPTEAPALAAKAGAEAHLYDWAGGLIWLRMAPGTDLRARLGRYDGHATLLRAEGAAQTLPRQEPEAPGVARLTAGLRAKFDPRGLFNAPALAHSA from the coding sequence GTGACGGTAACCTCTGAGGCAGAATTGGTCGATGCGATCCGAGCCGCGCAGGCGCCATTGTCCTTGCGGGGCGGCAATACGCGCGGCATGGCCGGGCCGGGGGCGGACCTGTCGCTTGCGGGATTGCGAGGCATCAGCCTCTATGAGCCGGGCGCGCTGACGCTGGTGGCGCAGGCAGGTACGCCGGTCTCCGAGATTGAGACGACATTGGCCGCCGAAGGCCAGCGGCTGGCCTTTGAGCCAATGGACCACCGCGCGCTTATGGGCGGCAGCGGCACGCCGACCATCGGTGGGGTCTTTGCCGCCAACGTTAGCGGGCCGCGACGGCTCGCCGTTGGGGCCGCGCGAGATTTCCTATTGGGCGTGCGCTTTGTCGATGGGCAAGGGAACGTCATCAAAAACGGGGGCCGGGTGATGAAAAACGTCACTGGCTATGATTTGGTCAAGCTGATTGCCGGGTCGCGCGGAACATTGGGCGCGCTGACCGAGGTGTCGCTAAAGGTACTGCCCGAACCAGAAACCAGCGCGACGCTTATGCTCTCGGGCCTGGATGATCGTGCCGCCATCGCCGCCATGGCACTTGCCATGCGCAGCCCTTTCGAGGTTACCGCCGCGGCCCATGACCCGGCGCAGGGTCGGACGTCTTTGCGGCTGGAGGGGTTTGAGAGTTCCGTCACTTACAGGCTCGGAAGGCTGAAAGATCTGCTCTCGCCAACCGGTGCCGAGCTTGCAGACATCGCGGCAGAGCCTTCCGCCACGCTTTGGCGTGACCTGTGTGATGTGGCGGCTTTTCATGGGGCGCCGGGGGATGTCTGGCGGGTGCATTGCCGTCCGACTGAGGCACCGGCGCTCGCGGCAAAGGCCGGAGCCGAAGCGCATCTTTATGACTGGGCCGGGGGGCTGATCTGGCTGCGCATGGCCCCCGGCACCGACCTGCGCGCGCGGTTGGGGCGGTATGACGGTCACGCGACCCTATTGCGGGCCGAAGGCGCGGCGCAGACGCTGCCCCGGCAGGAACCCGAAGCACCGGGCGTGGCGCGTTTGACGGCGGGACTGAGGGCCAAGTTCGACCCGCGCGGCCTGTTCAATGCCCCAGCCTTGGCCCACAGCGCATAA